The following coding sequences lie in one Pan paniscus chromosome X, NHGRI_mPanPan1-v2.0_pri, whole genome shotgun sequence genomic window:
- the LOC100986656 gene encoding divergent paired-related homeobox-like: MFTEKLLEDLNIFFNENLYPNPSLQWASKIDIHPTVLEVWFENHRAKLKKAKCEHIQQKQETQQPSIPEGEVKTSAGLRNTDTVLRFPNAVHPVGLVYMNLWTPSFQLILYPNLKVPTNDFPGQKIVHFGCCQDPNIYCL, from the coding sequence ATGTTCACTGAGAAGCTACTGGAAGATTTGAACATCTTTTTTAATGAGAACCTATACCCAAACCCCAGCCTTCAGTGGGCTTCGAAAATTGACATACATCCAACAGTACTGGAGGTCTGGTTCGAAAACCACAGAGCAAAACTTAAGAAAGCAAAATGCGAGCATATTCAGCAAAAACAAGAAACTCAACAACCATCAATACCAGAGGGTGAAGTCAAGACTAGTGCTGGCCTGAGAAATACAGACACGGTACTCAGATTCCCCAATGCTGTTCATCCTGTCGGCCTGGTGTATATGAATCTTTGGACACCCTCGTTCCAACTCATTCTGTACCCCAACCTTAAGGTCCCTACAAATGACTTCCCTGGCCAAAAAATAGTCCATTTTGGCTGCTGCCAAGATCCTAACATATACTGCCTCTAG